Proteins from a genomic interval of Micromonospora sp. NBC_00389:
- the glmS gene encoding glutamine--fructose-6-phosphate transaminase (isomerizing), with protein MCGIVGYAGARPALGIVLDGLRRLEYRGYDSAGVAIVCDDQLLIEKKAGKLANLEKVLSERAADDPASCAASPIGIGDGTTGIGHTRWATHGGPTDRNAHPHLAPDGRVAVIHNGIIENFAKLRAELEADGVQFTSDTDTECAAHLLSAALADLRAAGQPDSPQLLAAGMRVVCQRLEGAFTLLAVDASVPGAVVGARRNSPLVVGRGDGENYLASDVAAFIEHTREAVELGQDQIVLITGDSIEITDFHGQPASGKDFHVDWDSSAAEKGGYDWFMLKEIEEQPQAIADTLLGRLTETGEIALDEVRLSDQDLRDVDKIFIVACGTSYHAGMVAKYAIEHWTRIPCEVELASEFRYRDPVLDRSTLIVVISQSGETMDTLMALRHAKEQKARVLAICNTNGSTIPRESDAVLYTHGGPEIAVASTKAFLTQLVACYLIGLHLAQVRGIKFADEVGAVVAQLQEMPGKLRELLDRIEPVRELARELKSEPTILFIGRHVGYPVALEGALKLKELAYMHAEGFAAGELKHGPIGLIDKGTPVICVVPSPVGRGMLHDKVVSNIQEVRARGARTIVIAEEGDEAVVRYADHLIYVPRTPTLLAPLVTTVPLQVLAAEIAAARGHDVDQPRNLAKSVTVE; from the coding sequence ATGTGTGGAATCGTGGGATACGCGGGCGCGCGCCCCGCACTCGGCATCGTGCTCGACGGGCTGCGGCGGCTGGAATACCGCGGCTACGACTCAGCGGGCGTCGCGATCGTCTGCGATGACCAGCTGCTGATCGAGAAGAAGGCCGGCAAGCTGGCCAACCTGGAGAAGGTGCTCTCCGAGCGGGCCGCCGACGACCCGGCCTCCTGCGCGGCCAGCCCGATCGGCATCGGTGACGGCACCACCGGCATCGGCCACACCCGCTGGGCCACCCACGGCGGCCCGACCGACCGCAACGCCCACCCGCACCTCGCCCCCGACGGCCGGGTCGCGGTGATCCACAACGGCATCATCGAGAACTTCGCCAAGCTGCGCGCCGAGCTGGAGGCCGACGGCGTCCAGTTCACCAGCGACACCGACACCGAGTGCGCGGCCCACCTGCTCTCCGCCGCGCTGGCCGACCTGCGCGCAGCCGGTCAGCCGGACAGCCCGCAGCTGCTCGCCGCCGGCATGCGGGTGGTCTGCCAGCGGCTGGAGGGTGCCTTCACCCTGCTCGCCGTCGACGCCTCGGTGCCCGGCGCGGTCGTCGGCGCCCGGCGCAACTCGCCGCTCGTGGTTGGTCGGGGCGACGGGGAAAACTACCTGGCCAGCGACGTCGCCGCGTTCATCGAGCACACCCGGGAAGCGGTCGAGCTGGGCCAGGACCAGATCGTCCTGATCACCGGTGACAGCATCGAGATCACCGACTTCCACGGCCAGCCCGCCAGCGGCAAGGACTTCCACGTCGACTGGGACTCGTCGGCCGCCGAGAAGGGTGGCTACGACTGGTTCATGCTCAAGGAGATCGAGGAGCAGCCGCAGGCCATCGCCGACACGCTGCTCGGCCGGCTCACCGAGACCGGTGAGATCGCCCTCGACGAGGTCCGCCTCAGCGACCAGGATCTGCGCGACGTGGACAAGATCTTCATCGTAGCCTGCGGCACCTCCTACCACGCCGGGATGGTGGCGAAGTACGCCATCGAGCACTGGACCCGGATCCCCTGCGAGGTGGAGCTGGCCAGCGAGTTCCGCTACCGCGACCCGGTGCTCGACCGCTCCACGCTGATCGTGGTCATCTCGCAGTCCGGCGAGACCATGGACACCCTGATGGCGCTGCGCCACGCCAAGGAGCAGAAGGCCCGGGTGCTGGCGATCTGCAACACCAACGGCTCGACCATCCCCCGCGAGTCGGACGCCGTGCTCTACACCCATGGCGGGCCGGAGATCGCCGTCGCCTCCACCAAGGCGTTCCTCACCCAGCTCGTCGCCTGCTACCTGATCGGCCTGCACCTGGCCCAGGTGCGCGGGATCAAGTTCGCCGACGAGGTGGGCGCGGTGGTGGCTCAGCTCCAGGAGATGCCGGGCAAGCTGCGCGAGCTGCTGGACCGCATCGAGCCCGTCCGCGAGCTGGCCCGGGAGCTGAAGTCCGAGCCGACGATACTGTTCATCGGCCGACACGTCGGCTACCCGGTGGCCCTGGAGGGCGCGCTCAAGCTCAAGGAGCTGGCGTACATGCACGCCGAGGGCTTCGCCGCCGGCGAGCTGAAGCACGGCCCCATCGGGCTGATCGACAAGGGCACCCCGGTGATCTGCGTGGTGCCCTCGCCGGTCGGCCGCGGCATGCTGCACGACAAGGTCGTCTCCAACATCCAGGAGGTGCGGGCGCGCGGCGCACGGACCATCGTCATCGCAGAGGAGGGCGACGAGGCCGTCGTCCGGTACGCCGACCACCTGATCTACGTGCCGCGTACGCCGACGCTGCTGGCCCCGCTGGTCACCACGGTGCCGTTGCAGGTGCTCGCCGCCGAGATCGCCGCTGCCCGGGGGCACGACGTGGACCAGCCCCGCAACCTGGCCAAGTCGGTCACCGTCGAGTAA
- a CDS encoding MmpS family transport accessory protein — protein sequence MSEGPSPSDSFTPPPTPVHPHSGDPAPLPGHPGSAPGGRRQTVIAAALAAALLLGGGFGVYASFRPDDQPPQGDPAAGAGVPDAPAAAPAPTPSASPATTPSAGPGQIEVVYEVTGQGRADILYYDANGEGIWLDGAALPWRTSIRTDHRDQVMVQAGKTVGSGERIACSVTVEAGKPVTEETSSAGWRASCFG from the coding sequence ATGTCCGAGGGACCGTCGCCCTCCGATTCGTTCACGCCTCCACCGACCCCCGTGCACCCGCACTCCGGCGATCCGGCTCCCCTGCCGGGGCACCCCGGTTCGGCGCCGGGTGGGCGCCGGCAAACGGTGATCGCCGCGGCACTCGCCGCCGCGCTCCTGCTCGGCGGCGGTTTCGGCGTGTACGCGTCCTTCCGCCCGGACGACCAGCCGCCCCAGGGTGACCCGGCCGCCGGCGCTGGCGTCCCGGATGCCCCCGCTGCCGCGCCGGCGCCGACCCCGTCGGCCAGTCCCGCGACGACCCCGTCCGCCGGTCCCGGCCAGATAGAGGTGGTCTACGAGGTCACCGGGCAGGGACGCGCCGACATCCTCTACTACGACGCGAACGGCGAAGGCATCTGGCTGGACGGGGCCGCGCTGCCGTGGCGGACGAGCATCCGCACCGACCACCGGGACCAGGTGATGGTGCAGGCTGGCAAGACCGTCGGCAGCGGGGAGCGGATCGCCTGCTCGGTCACCGTCGAAGCGGGCAAGCCGGTGACCGAGGAGACCAGCAGTGCGGGATGGCGGGCGAGCTGCTTCGGCTGA
- a CDS encoding pyridoxal phosphate-dependent aminotransferase, with the protein MRPFGTTIFAEMSALAVRTGAVNLGQGFPDTDGPPEMLAAAAEALRGGQNQYPPGPGIPALRAAVAEHQRRFHDLAYDPDGEIVITAGATEAIAASILALCEPGDEVVCFEPYYDSYAASIALAGAVRRPVTLRPAADGRYAFDPAALRAAFGPRTRLVLLNSPHNPTGKVFTPAELAMIAELCQEHGAYAVTDEVYEHLVFTDAASPHVSLASLPGMRERTLRISSAGKTFSCTGWKVGWVSGPAALVSAVLRVKQFLTFVNAAPLQPAVAVALALPDDYYMGFRDGLQQRRDQLVGGLTDAGFEVLVPEGTYFVTADVTALGGRDGVEFCRSLPERCGVVAVPTQVFYDDANAGRRLIRFAFCKRPEVLTEAVTRLRALSPSH; encoded by the coding sequence ATGCGGCCGTTCGGCACGACGATCTTCGCCGAGATGTCCGCCCTCGCGGTACGGACCGGGGCGGTCAACCTCGGCCAGGGCTTCCCGGACACCGACGGCCCACCCGAGATGCTGGCCGCCGCGGCCGAGGCGCTGCGTGGCGGGCAGAACCAGTACCCGCCAGGGCCGGGCATCCCCGCCCTGCGTGCGGCGGTCGCGGAGCACCAACGGCGGTTCCACGACCTGGCGTACGACCCGGACGGCGAGATCGTGATCACCGCAGGCGCGACCGAGGCGATCGCGGCCAGCATCCTCGCCCTCTGCGAGCCGGGCGACGAGGTGGTCTGCTTCGAGCCGTACTACGACTCGTACGCCGCCTCGATCGCGCTGGCCGGCGCGGTCCGGCGGCCGGTCACGCTTCGTCCCGCCGCCGACGGCCGGTACGCCTTCGACCCGGCCGCGCTGCGCGCGGCGTTCGGCCCCCGCACCCGGCTGGTACTGCTCAACTCGCCGCACAACCCCACCGGCAAGGTGTTCACCCCGGCCGAGCTGGCAATGATCGCCGAGCTGTGCCAGGAGCACGGCGCGTACGCGGTCACCGACGAGGTGTACGAGCACCTGGTGTTCACCGACGCGGCGAGCCCGCACGTGTCGCTGGCCAGCCTGCCCGGGATGCGAGAGCGAACGCTGCGCATCTCCTCCGCCGGCAAGACCTTCTCCTGCACCGGTTGGAAGGTCGGCTGGGTGAGCGGTCCGGCGGCGCTGGTCTCGGCGGTGTTGCGGGTGAAGCAGTTCCTCACCTTCGTCAACGCGGCACCGCTGCAACCGGCGGTCGCCGTGGCACTGGCCCTGCCGGACGACTACTACATGGGCTTCCGGGACGGGCTCCAGCAGCGCCGTGACCAGCTCGTCGGCGGCCTCACCGACGCCGGGTTCGAGGTGCTGGTGCCGGAGGGGACGTACTTCGTCACGGCCGACGTCACCGCCCTGGGCGGCCGGGACGGGGTGGAGTTCTGCCGCTCGCTGCCGGAGCGCTGCGGCGTGGTGGCAGTGCCCACCCAGGTCTTCTACGACGACGCCAACGCGGGCCGGCGGCTGATCCGCTTCGCCTTCTGCAAGCGTCCCGAGGTGCTGACCGAGGCGGTCACCCGACTGCGCGCTCTGAGCCCGAGCCACTGA
- a CDS encoding PadR family transcriptional regulator — MAIQHAVLALLAGGPSHGYQLKGAFEAAVGPQWGPLNIGHLYQILDRLSRDELVVAERQPQPIKPDRVVYEITPDGRAELARWLAEPSPRSGGFRDDFFLKVTAAARSGSAATVRAVLSNQRGHLLRELRNLDGLRRAVEDPVVGLLLTAASRHVTADLSFVDDAESVLLGDEGQLLTRLATSTADQSSSDPGSALPGPVSGSGSERAVG; from the coding sequence ATGGCGATCCAGCACGCCGTCCTCGCCCTGCTCGCTGGTGGCCCCAGCCACGGCTACCAGCTCAAGGGCGCGTTCGAGGCAGCCGTCGGCCCGCAGTGGGGGCCGCTGAACATCGGCCACCTCTACCAGATCCTCGACCGGCTCTCCCGGGACGAGCTGGTCGTCGCCGAACGGCAACCGCAGCCGATCAAGCCGGACCGGGTGGTCTACGAGATCACCCCGGACGGCCGCGCGGAGTTGGCGCGGTGGTTGGCCGAGCCGAGTCCGCGCAGCGGCGGATTCCGGGACGACTTCTTCCTCAAGGTCACCGCCGCCGCCCGGTCCGGCTCGGCAGCCACGGTTCGCGCGGTGCTCAGCAACCAGCGCGGGCACCTGCTGCGCGAGCTGCGCAATCTGGACGGCCTACGCCGTGCCGTCGAGGACCCGGTGGTCGGGTTGCTGCTCACGGCGGCAAGCCGGCACGTGACGGCGGACCTGTCGTTCGTGGACGACGCCGAGTCGGTGCTGCTCGGTGACGAGGGCCAACTGCTGACCCGGCTCGCGACATCGACGGCGGATCAGTCGTCGAGCGACCCCGGGTCGGCCCTCCCCGGGCCGGTCAGTGGCTCGGGCTCAGAGCGCGCAGTCGGGTGA
- a CDS encoding FtsX-like permease family protein codes for MLGFIWRQLRGRAGRSVALLVGVLVATTGFVVLTGATTTSHLDVTGTVERNTQVAYEILVRPKGTRTPLEAERGLVRPNYLSGLFGGITTQQYEQVQAVPGIEVAAPIAMLGYSTTLLPTPIDLTDAVDRSLDRQVIRVDPTFHAERGLSRAPGKPRYVYVTTKPLIYPRLDGEIDSSATPYSDGRSYPWSDTCGLTTREVQPDGRSLPICDPQFALLGNPGTLSEREHWSLDAVQLLPDGRFQGPPYLLATDRDGSSTPADRLVLAYDLTVPFLLAAVDPAAEEQLVGLDDAVVTGRAVRVDDTVAVRRLGTAENHEVPVLVTNRPFIDESLAARFTRLAISPVGVEAIDLEKTLSRPGGTPAGSSRYDLTAGHQAMLTEELSPAGCCVGQLQTVVQSADVQYDRLPDGSLRARQQPPGNPEVYGEEEAFNPMPRPWLADDSGSRSVRALPLPTGGNTPNRFWRAIGVFDPGRLTGFSDLGQLPLETYQAPMAQGADDRSRAALGGQPLAPSGNPAGYLSAPPLLLTNLGSVPKLLQGGGGPQAKAPISAIRVRVADVGGYSEHSAERVRLVAEQIAARTGLDVDITLGSSAAPQTVELPAGSFGRPMLRLTENWSALGVASVITQAVDRKSLVLFVLVLVVCVLFLGNAVSAAVRDRRSELAVLSCLGWPVRRIAALILGEVALLGLIAGLLSLTLAVPLGMALGIDVDWRRSALAVPIALLLALAAGLVPALRAARAHPAAALRPMVAPAGWARRPRTLFGLALVNLARTPGRTFLGAGALAIGVAALTLVAAATWAFRGAIVGSLLGDMVSLSVRGADTVAAAATVLLGAAAVADVLYLNIRDRAAELATLRAIGWTDAELGRLVGYEGLALGIVGATTGAAIGLASAGWLIGDLPGALVLVAALTALAGALVSAVAALVPAALLPRLRPARLLAEE; via the coding sequence ATGCTCGGCTTCATCTGGAGACAGCTGCGCGGCCGTGCGGGGCGGTCGGTGGCGCTGTTGGTCGGCGTGCTGGTGGCCACCACCGGCTTCGTGGTCCTGACCGGCGCCACCACCACCTCCCACCTGGACGTCACCGGCACGGTCGAGCGCAACACCCAGGTCGCCTACGAGATCCTGGTCCGTCCGAAGGGGACCCGCACTCCGCTGGAGGCCGAGCGCGGGCTCGTCCGCCCCAACTATCTCTCCGGGCTCTTCGGCGGCATCACCACCCAGCAGTACGAGCAGGTACAAGCGGTCCCCGGCATCGAGGTGGCGGCCCCGATCGCGATGCTCGGCTATTCCACCACCCTGCTACCGACGCCAATCGACCTCACCGACGCCGTCGACCGATCGCTCGATCGTCAGGTCATCCGGGTCGACCCGACCTTCCACGCCGAACGTGGTCTCTCCCGCGCGCCGGGCAAACCCCGGTACGTGTACGTGACCACGAAGCCGCTGATCTACCCCCGGCTCGACGGGGAGATCGACAGCAGTGCCACGCCGTACTCCGATGGGCGGTCGTACCCCTGGTCGGACACCTGTGGGCTTACTACCCGGGAGGTGCAGCCGGACGGGCGCAGCCTTCCCATCTGCGATCCGCAATTCGCCCTGCTCGGAAACCCGGGCACGCTCTCCGAGCGCGAGCACTGGTCCCTGGACGCCGTGCAACTGCTGCCCGACGGCCGGTTCCAAGGCCCGCCCTACCTGCTGGCGACCGACCGGGACGGCTCCTCGACACCCGCCGACCGGCTGGTGCTGGCATACGACCTGACCGTGCCGTTCCTCCTGGCGGCGGTGGACCCGGCGGCCGAGGAACAGCTGGTCGGCCTCGACGATGCCGTGGTCACGGGCCGAGCCGTCCGCGTGGACGACACGGTCGCCGTCAGACGCCTCGGCACGGCGGAGAACCACGAGGTGCCGGTCCTCGTCACCAACCGACCCTTCATCGACGAGTCGCTGGCGGCCAGATTCACCCGGCTCGCGATCAGTCCCGTCGGCGTGGAGGCAATCGACCTGGAAAAGACGTTGAGCCGCCCTGGTGGGACTCCGGCCGGGTCCAGCCGGTACGACCTCACCGCCGGCCACCAGGCAATGCTGACCGAGGAGCTGTCGCCGGCCGGGTGCTGTGTCGGCCAACTGCAAACCGTCGTGCAGTCGGCCGACGTGCAGTACGACCGGCTACCCGACGGCAGCCTGCGCGCTCGCCAGCAGCCGCCCGGCAACCCCGAGGTGTACGGCGAAGAGGAAGCCTTCAACCCGATGCCCCGACCCTGGCTCGCCGACGACAGCGGTTCGCGATCGGTACGGGCGCTGCCGCTACCCACGGGCGGAAACACCCCCAATCGCTTCTGGCGGGCCATCGGTGTCTTCGACCCGGGCCGGCTGACCGGGTTCAGCGACCTCGGCCAACTGCCGCTGGAGACCTACCAGGCGCCGATGGCGCAGGGTGCCGACGACCGCAGCCGGGCAGCACTGGGCGGTCAGCCACTGGCGCCCAGCGGCAATCCCGCCGGCTACCTCTCGGCGCCGCCGCTGCTCCTCACCAACCTCGGCAGCGTGCCGAAACTCCTTCAGGGCGGCGGCGGGCCACAGGCCAAGGCGCCGATCAGCGCGATCCGGGTGCGGGTGGCCGATGTGGGCGGCTACAGCGAGCATTCCGCCGAGCGGGTCCGGCTGGTCGCCGAGCAGATCGCGGCACGCACGGGGCTGGACGTCGACATCACGCTCGGCTCCTCGGCCGCACCACAGACCGTGGAGTTGCCCGCCGGCTCGTTCGGACGGCCGATGCTGCGGCTGACCGAGAACTGGTCGGCACTCGGCGTGGCATCGGTCATCACGCAGGCGGTGGACCGTAAGAGCCTGGTGCTCTTCGTGCTGGTGCTGGTGGTCTGCGTGCTGTTCCTCGGCAACGCGGTCAGCGCTGCCGTCCGCGACCGGCGCTCCGAACTGGCGGTGCTCTCCTGCCTCGGCTGGCCGGTCCGTCGGATCGCGGCGCTGATCCTCGGCGAGGTCGCCCTGCTCGGGCTCATCGCCGGCCTGTTGTCGCTGACGCTCGCGGTGCCGCTCGGGATGGCGCTCGGCATCGACGTCGACTGGCGGCGGTCGGCCCTGGCCGTACCCATCGCCCTGCTGCTCGCTCTGGCCGCGGGCCTGGTGCCGGCGCTGCGGGCCGCGCGCGCCCACCCGGCCGCCGCCCTCCGCCCGATGGTCGCTCCCGCCGGCTGGGCACGTCGGCCGCGGACCCTCTTCGGGCTGGCCCTGGTCAACCTGGCCCGCACCCCCGGGCGCACATTCCTCGGTGCCGGTGCGCTGGCGATCGGGGTGGCCGCGCTGACGCTGGTCGCCGCTGCCACGTGGGCGTTCCGGGGCGCAATCGTCGGCAGTCTGCTCGGCGACATGGTCTCGCTGAGCGTGCGCGGCGCGGACACCGTGGCCGCTGCCGCCACGGTGCTGCTCGGTGCCGCAGCGGTCGCGGACGTGCTCTACCTGAACATCCGCGACCGGGCCGCCGAGCTGGCCACCCTG